One Arthrobacter sp. StoSoilB20 DNA segment encodes these proteins:
- a CDS encoding GNAT family N-acetyltransferase gives MIDAKLMPPSASFHASWLASWDEWGTLEQDGSAAFVAARYNLDLRQRSDFSEWINLLHHMPLEEFQPPEGLVNQSTIWVVEGSSYLGSASLRHSLANEYLTEVGGNIGYGIRPSARGRGLAKLALNGALEEARALGMERVMVTCKQPNTASARTIEACGGVLESVRPPESFSPDLGVTEPIRRYWINLPLPGKRIPGIL, from the coding sequence ATGATTGACGCCAAGCTCATGCCGCCATCTGCAAGCTTCCATGCCTCGTGGCTTGCAAGCTGGGACGAGTGGGGAACCCTTGAGCAGGACGGCTCGGCAGCGTTCGTAGCCGCGAGGTATAACCTGGATCTCCGCCAGCGCAGCGATTTTTCGGAATGGATTAACCTGCTGCACCACATGCCCTTGGAAGAATTCCAACCTCCCGAAGGCTTGGTCAACCAGAGCACCATCTGGGTGGTGGAGGGCAGTTCTTATCTGGGTTCCGCCAGCCTCAGGCACTCGTTGGCCAATGAGTACCTGACCGAAGTGGGAGGCAATATCGGTTATGGAATCCGGCCAAGCGCCAGGGGTCGGGGACTCGCCAAGCTTGCCCTCAACGGCGCCTTGGAGGAAGCGCGCGCCCTGGGGATGGAACGCGTCATGGTGACCTGCAAGCAGCCCAACACGGCGTCCGCCCGCACTATTGAAGCCTGCGGCGGCGTTCTTGAAAGCGTCCGGCCACCGGAGAGTTTCAGCCCGGACCTGGGTGTCACCGAACCTATCCGCCGATATTGGATCAACCTTCCCTTACCGGGTAAGCGCATTCCCGGTATCCTGTAA
- a CDS encoding MFS transporter, with product MAPPPPSAANVSQPVIDSLSARPLPDISQPDQGQLDTSQPDPGHAAESRPAASQPDNVTQPIAVVSEKLPWRHTFISLKVPNFRIFAIGHFIAVIAIWMQRIAQDWMVLQLSGSVTAVGITVALQFMPSLFLGPWGGMIADRFAKRKILIICQSAAAVLAAALAVLSLSGLVQVWHVYVIALVLGFVTVLDQPARQVFVNELVGPKYLRNAISVNSTTFQLGGLIGPALAGVLLTAVGAGWAFAANAVACCSTVAMLLILRKDQLHLSQPTPRKKGMLREGLNYALSKPTIYWPWLMAGFVAVFAMSLPVLLAAFADHVYDAGAGGYGLLNAMVALGALTGAVASTRRRQLRLRSVVMSAGLYGLMLCVSSLMPSMVWFSVTMVLAGFWCLMFLTAANQMVQTSSNMSIRGRVMSLYLVVLIGGQAIGGPMMGWLAEHLGPHLAVLISGGVPAIAAAVVAVVLARKSSLHLKVDLRDRRRVLRIVQEPQTA from the coding sequence TTGGCACCCCCACCGCCTTCAGCGGCAAACGTCAGCCAGCCCGTCATCGATTCCCTGTCCGCCCGTCCCTTGCCGGACATAAGCCAGCCGGACCAAGGCCAGTTGGACACAAGCCAGCCGGACCCAGGCCACGCGGCCGAAAGCCGCCCCGCCGCAAGCCAGCCGGACAACGTCACCCAGCCGATCGCCGTCGTGAGCGAAAAGCTGCCCTGGCGTCATACTTTCATCTCCCTGAAGGTCCCCAACTTCAGGATCTTCGCAATCGGCCATTTCATCGCCGTGATCGCCATCTGGATGCAGCGCATCGCCCAGGACTGGATGGTGCTCCAACTCTCCGGTTCCGTGACCGCCGTCGGAATTACCGTGGCACTGCAGTTCATGCCGTCGCTTTTCCTGGGACCGTGGGGCGGCATGATTGCCGACCGTTTCGCCAAGCGCAAGATCCTTATCATCTGCCAATCTGCGGCGGCGGTACTGGCCGCTGCGCTGGCGGTGCTGTCCTTGAGCGGCCTTGTCCAGGTCTGGCACGTGTACGTCATTGCCTTGGTTCTGGGCTTCGTCACGGTGCTCGACCAGCCTGCCCGGCAAGTGTTCGTCAATGAGCTGGTCGGCCCTAAGTACTTGCGGAACGCCATCAGCGTCAACTCCACCACCTTCCAATTGGGCGGCCTGATCGGGCCGGCATTGGCGGGTGTTCTGCTCACTGCCGTTGGTGCCGGCTGGGCTTTCGCCGCCAACGCAGTGGCCTGTTGCTCCACCGTGGCCATGCTGCTGATCCTCCGCAAGGACCAGTTGCACCTCAGCCAGCCCACACCCCGAAAGAAGGGGATGCTGCGCGAGGGCCTCAACTACGCCCTCAGCAAGCCCACCATTTACTGGCCCTGGCTGATGGCCGGGTTCGTGGCAGTTTTCGCGATGAGCCTTCCGGTGCTGCTGGCCGCTTTTGCGGACCACGTGTACGACGCCGGTGCCGGAGGCTACGGCCTGCTCAACGCGATGGTTGCGCTCGGTGCACTGACAGGAGCGGTGGCCTCCACCCGGCGTCGTCAACTGCGGTTGAGGTCGGTAGTGATGTCCGCAGGGTTGTACGGTTTGATGCTCTGTGTGTCATCGCTGATGCCGTCCATGGTCTGGTTCAGCGTCACCATGGTCCTTGCCGGATTCTGGTGCCTCATGTTCCTCACCGCGGCCAACCAGATGGTGCAGACCAGCTCCAACATGAGCATCCGCGGCCGCGTCATGAGCCTCTACCTGGTGGTCCTGATCGGTGGGCAGGCTATCGGCGGCCCCATGATGGGATGGCTCGCGGAGCACCTCGGCCCACACTTGGCTGTCCTCATCTCGGGCGGGGTGCCCGCCATCGCTGCTGCGGTAGTCGCCGTCGTCCTGGCCCGAAAGTCATCGCTGCACCTGAAAGTGGACCTGCGCGACAGGCGCCGGGTGCTGAGGATCGTGCAGGAACCTCAGACCGCCTGA
- a CDS encoding Gfo/Idh/MocA family oxidoreductase, translating to MGYETKTIRIAMNGITGRMGYRQHLLRSILPIRDAGGFTLEDGTKVQVEPILVGRNEAKIRELAELHKVSEWTTDLDAVIADPTVDIIFDASMTSLRASTLKKAMRAGKHIFTEKPTAETLEEAIELAQIGKEAGVTAGVVHDKLYLPGLVKLRRLVDEGFFGRILSIRGEFGYWVFEGDVQAAQRPSWNYRKEDGGGMTTDMFCHWNYVLEGIIGKVKSVNAKTATHIPARWDEAGKEYKATADDASYGIFELETPGGDDVIGQINSSWAVRVYRDELVEFQIDGTHGSAVAGLNKCVAQQRAHTPKPVWNPDLPVTESFRSQWQEVPANAELDNGFKLQWEEFLRDVVAGREHRFGLLSAARGVQLAELGLQSSAERRTIDIPEITL from the coding sequence ATGGGCTACGAAACAAAGACGATCCGCATCGCCATGAACGGCATCACCGGCCGTATGGGCTACCGCCAGCACCTGCTGCGGTCCATCCTCCCCATCCGCGACGCCGGCGGCTTCACCTTGGAAGACGGCACCAAAGTCCAGGTTGAGCCGATCCTCGTTGGCCGCAACGAGGCCAAGATCCGCGAACTGGCCGAGCTCCACAAGGTCTCCGAATGGACCACCGACCTGGACGCCGTCATCGCCGATCCCACCGTGGACATCATCTTTGACGCTTCCATGACCAGCCTCCGCGCCTCCACCCTGAAGAAGGCCATGCGCGCCGGCAAGCACATCTTCACCGAGAAGCCCACGGCCGAGACCCTCGAAGAAGCCATTGAACTGGCACAGATCGGCAAGGAAGCCGGCGTTACCGCAGGCGTTGTGCACGACAAGTTGTACCTCCCCGGCTTGGTGAAGCTCCGCCGCCTCGTGGATGAAGGCTTCTTCGGCCGCATCCTCTCCATCCGCGGCGAATTCGGCTACTGGGTCTTCGAAGGAGACGTCCAGGCTGCCCAGCGTCCGTCCTGGAACTACCGCAAGGAAGACGGCGGCGGAATGACCACGGACATGTTCTGCCACTGGAACTACGTCCTTGAAGGCATCATCGGCAAGGTCAAGAGCGTCAATGCCAAGACTGCCACCCACATCCCTGCCCGTTGGGACGAGGCCGGCAAGGAATACAAGGCAACCGCCGACGACGCTTCCTACGGCATCTTTGAGCTCGAAACCCCGGGCGGCGACGACGTCATCGGCCAGATCAACTCCTCCTGGGCCGTCCGCGTCTACCGCGACGAACTCGTGGAGTTCCAGATCGACGGCACGCACGGTTCCGCCGTCGCCGGTTTGAACAAGTGCGTTGCGCAGCAGCGCGCCCACACCCCCAAGCCCGTCTGGAACCCCGACCTGCCCGTCACCGAATCCTTCCGCAGCCAGTGGCAGGAAGTTCCCGCCAACGCTGAACTGGACAACGGCTTCAAGCTGCAGTGGGAAGAATTCCTGCGCGACGTCGTCGCAGGCCGCGAGCACCGCTTCGGCCTCCTCTCCGCAGCCCGCGGCGTTCAGCTCGCCGAGCTCGGCCTGCAGTCCTCGGCCGAGCGCCGCACCATCGACATCCCGGAGATCACCCTCTAA
- a CDS encoding alpha/beta hydrolase — translation MTPVPQPARKREHGRVPAEVPRALTVIPAVERSTAGVVSTQAAPAILVLPGGGYAKQADHEAEPVAEWLASLGIHAFVLRYRVAPDHHPAPLEDAKRAMLWIRSGGHGLNVDASRVGVLGFSAGGHLAATLAVQVPSGDPELDTNAAAPDLSILCYPVISFVDSVHQGSVDNLAGAGAPAEVLRELSAELHVTPATPPAFLWHTADDHSVPVAHSFAYAGELSRAGVPVELHVFPHGIHGIGLALGTPGADQWPSLCASWLGRRGWTQL, via the coding sequence ATGACGCCGGTCCCGCAGCCCGCGCGCAAACGGGAGCACGGGCGGGTGCCAGCGGAGGTGCCCCGGGCACTCACGGTGATTCCCGCCGTCGAGCGTTCCACCGCCGGGGTAGTTTCCACTCAGGCTGCGCCTGCCATCCTGGTGCTTCCGGGCGGAGGGTATGCAAAGCAGGCTGATCACGAGGCCGAGCCGGTGGCCGAGTGGCTTGCCTCGCTGGGCATCCACGCGTTCGTGTTGCGGTACCGGGTGGCGCCCGATCACCACCCCGCCCCGTTGGAGGACGCCAAGCGGGCCATGTTGTGGATCCGCAGCGGCGGTCATGGCCTGAACGTTGACGCATCCAGGGTGGGCGTTCTCGGGTTTTCCGCTGGCGGGCATCTTGCCGCCACGTTGGCAGTCCAGGTTCCCAGCGGCGATCCTGAACTGGACACCAACGCCGCTGCGCCGGACCTCAGCATTCTCTGCTATCCGGTGATTTCGTTCGTGGACTCGGTTCATCAGGGGTCCGTGGACAACCTGGCCGGCGCGGGCGCCCCGGCTGAGGTCCTGCGGGAGCTTTCAGCCGAGCTGCACGTGACGCCGGCTACACCCCCGGCGTTCCTGTGGCATACCGCCGATGACCACTCCGTCCCCGTCGCCCATAGCTTCGCTTACGCCGGGGAGCTCAGCCGCGCCGGTGTCCCGGTGGAGCTTCATGTCTTTCCGCATGGCATTCACGGTATTGGCCTGGCCCTGGGGACGCCGGGCGCTGATCAGTGGCCGTCACTGTGTGCGTCGTGGCTCGGCCGACGGGGTTGGACCCAACTGTAG
- a CDS encoding LysR substrate-binding domain-containing protein, which yields MFEPVQLRSFLAVAETLSFTKAAERLGLAQPTVSQHVRKLEAAAKRVLVARDTREVRLTDNGDAMAGFARNILAAHDSAARYFSGSAMRGRLRFGTADDLAITGLPRILREFRQLYPQINLELTVSQSDQLYKRLNAGQLDLVFVKWVAGAKEGTVVRHDNFAWVGVEQTVLEPGAPVPLIAYPAPSLSRKLAIDALEAEGRTWRITCSTKQISGVLAAVRAGIGVAVMPASLVPEDLKVITQRFGLPPVGDVDFTLIRNPLANAEVIDALTQAIMGRTLSKSN from the coding sequence GTGTTCGAACCCGTCCAGCTCCGCTCCTTTTTGGCCGTTGCGGAAACCCTGAGTTTCACCAAAGCCGCCGAACGGCTGGGGCTCGCCCAGCCCACCGTCAGCCAGCACGTCCGGAAGCTGGAGGCCGCCGCCAAGCGCGTACTGGTCGCCCGGGATACCCGTGAAGTGCGGCTCACTGACAACGGCGATGCCATGGCTGGTTTTGCCCGAAACATCCTTGCCGCCCATGATTCCGCGGCACGGTACTTTTCCGGTTCAGCCATGCGCGGACGTCTCCGGTTCGGAACCGCCGACGACCTCGCCATCACGGGCCTTCCACGGATCCTGCGCGAGTTCCGGCAGCTCTATCCGCAGATCAACCTCGAGCTCACCGTCAGCCAAAGCGACCAGTTGTACAAGCGGCTCAACGCCGGGCAGCTGGACCTGGTGTTCGTGAAATGGGTGGCCGGTGCCAAGGAAGGCACGGTGGTCCGCCACGACAACTTCGCCTGGGTGGGCGTGGAACAGACCGTGCTGGAGCCGGGGGCGCCAGTGCCGCTCATCGCCTACCCCGCGCCCAGCCTCAGCCGGAAACTTGCCATCGATGCCCTGGAGGCCGAAGGCCGGACGTGGCGGATCACCTGCAGCACCAAGCAGATCAGTGGGGTGCTGGCGGCCGTGCGGGCCGGCATTGGAGTTGCCGTGATGCCGGCGTCGCTGGTTCCCGAGGATTTGAAAGTGATCACGCAACGGTTTGGCCTGCCGCCGGTAGGTGACGTCGATTTCACCCTGATCCGCAACCCGCTGGCCAACGCAGAAGTGATCGATGCACTCACACAGGCCATCATGGGACGGACACTGAGCAAGTCGAACTAG
- a CDS encoding NAD(P)H-binding protein, which translates to MRVAITGGTGFVGRHLTERLNRPDTVIISRRTGTAITDVDALTQAFTGCDVVAHCAGINREIGEQTFQRVHVEGTRAVIEAARRAGVQRIVMLSFLRARPDCGSAYHETKWAAEELLRQSGIEHTILKAGMIYGKGDHMVDHVTRAVRSFPVFATVGYRERTVRPIPVEEAVNTLIAALEGRVPTPTVAVVGAEELELGAAVRRIARMADGHPVYVRAPIWSIRALAQLTEWTMVVPLVAKAQAQMLAEGVSEPSPYAPWLPVELRPRLPFDDERIRAAVPEGRFALDDLRVVRWWNGRKGRIRPSRPARS; encoded by the coding sequence ATGCGTGTGGCTATTACCGGCGGTACAGGCTTTGTAGGGCGTCACCTCACAGAACGACTCAATAGGCCGGACACCGTCATCATTTCGCGGCGGACAGGGACCGCAATCACCGACGTCGACGCCTTGACGCAGGCCTTCACGGGTTGCGACGTCGTAGCCCACTGCGCGGGGATCAACCGGGAGATCGGTGAACAGACCTTCCAGCGGGTTCACGTTGAAGGCACCCGCGCAGTCATTGAGGCTGCCCGGAGAGCGGGCGTCCAAAGAATCGTCATGTTGAGCTTCCTTCGCGCCCGTCCGGATTGTGGCTCCGCCTATCACGAGACCAAATGGGCTGCCGAGGAACTCCTGCGGCAGTCCGGCATCGAGCACACGATCCTTAAAGCGGGGATGATCTACGGCAAGGGAGACCACATGGTGGACCACGTGACGCGTGCGGTGCGCAGCTTTCCGGTTTTCGCGACCGTAGGTTATCGGGAGCGGACTGTTCGACCCATACCGGTGGAAGAGGCTGTCAACACCCTGATCGCCGCCCTCGAAGGTCGCGTGCCCACCCCGACCGTCGCTGTTGTCGGAGCCGAAGAGCTTGAACTTGGAGCAGCTGTCCGCAGGATCGCCCGGATGGCGGACGGCCACCCCGTTTACGTCCGCGCCCCCATCTGGTCCATCCGCGCGCTGGCTCAGCTGACAGAATGGACCATGGTGGTTCCCCTCGTCGCAAAAGCCCAAGCGCAGATGCTCGCCGAAGGGGTCAGCGAGCCTTCGCCGTATGCGCCGTGGCTTCCCGTGGAGCTGCGTCCCAGGCTTCCTTTCGACGACGAACGCATCCGGGCCGCCGTACCGGAAGGCCGCTTCGCCCTGGACGACCTTAGGGTAGTGAGGTGGTGGAACGGGCGTAAGGGCCGCATCCGGCCAAGCCGCCCAGCCCGCAGCTAG
- a CDS encoding LacI family DNA-binding transcriptional regulator, with the protein MAASTLSEVARLAGVSLATASRVLNGSSRKPAEDIAERVREAADKLGYVPNAQAQALAKSSSGLIGLVVHDIADPYFSAIARGVQEAARQQNRMVLLASTSGAPSDEKAAVAAFAARRADSIVIAGSRSVRAEDKQGNIELAAELDRYCRNGGHVGVVGHPVVGASTTEGYHVVKVPNEELAAGLATELAETHDGAFLIIAGPEGLYTSDDRVRGFQRGLEDAGRPAAEVIRTGFNRAGGYDAGAALAARIKASEERLCIFAVNDVMAIGVTAALRPEGVWIPRDATIAGFDDIETLRDFRPALSTVHLPLEDIGRLAAGDPDTPPVSGAVKLRRSTGTSAAEAPVESQV; encoded by the coding sequence GTGGCCGCCAGCACACTCAGTGAAGTTGCCCGTTTGGCCGGGGTTTCCCTGGCCACCGCATCGAGGGTCCTCAACGGCTCGTCCCGGAAGCCCGCCGAAGACATTGCCGAACGCGTCCGCGAGGCCGCCGACAAGCTCGGCTACGTGCCCAACGCCCAAGCTCAGGCGCTGGCGAAATCGAGCTCGGGCTTAATCGGACTGGTTGTCCACGACATCGCCGATCCGTACTTCTCAGCGATCGCCCGCGGAGTACAGGAAGCTGCCCGCCAGCAGAACCGCATGGTGCTCCTGGCCAGCACCTCCGGGGCTCCTTCTGATGAGAAAGCGGCAGTGGCAGCCTTCGCCGCACGTCGGGCAGACTCAATCGTCATTGCCGGTTCGCGTTCCGTCCGGGCCGAGGACAAGCAGGGAAACATCGAACTTGCCGCCGAGTTGGACCGCTACTGCCGCAACGGCGGACACGTGGGAGTGGTGGGGCATCCGGTGGTTGGTGCGTCCACTACTGAGGGTTACCACGTGGTGAAGGTCCCCAACGAGGAACTTGCTGCCGGCCTCGCAACGGAACTGGCCGAGACTCACGACGGCGCCTTCCTGATCATCGCCGGCCCCGAAGGCCTGTACACCTCCGATGACCGTGTTCGCGGTTTCCAGCGCGGACTCGAGGATGCCGGACGGCCAGCGGCTGAGGTGATCCGCACGGGATTCAACCGTGCCGGAGGATACGACGCCGGGGCGGCACTTGCCGCCCGGATCAAAGCATCCGAAGAACGCCTCTGTATTTTCGCAGTCAATGACGTCATGGCCATTGGTGTCACGGCCGCCCTTCGGCCCGAGGGCGTGTGGATTCCGCGCGACGCCACCATCGCCGGATTCGACGACATCGAAACCCTGCGCGACTTCCGGCCCGCCCTGTCCACGGTGCACCTGCCGCTGGAGGACATTGGTCGTCTGGCTGCCGGAGATCCTGATACCCCTCCGGTCAGCGGCGCGGTCAAGCTCCGCCGCAGTACCGGGACTTCGGCGGCGGAAGCTCCGGTGGAATCGCAGGTATGA
- a CDS encoding metalloregulator ArsR/SmtB family transcription factor produces the protein MADAASDIFAALAHPTRRQILQDLKDGELAAGEIAARFNATGPTISRHLSVLRQAGLVTERRDANRILYSLVGERLALSVGDFLSTVCPEQIVLREVRKRTPSRPSTRTPKAAKTSEA, from the coding sequence ATGGCAGATGCAGCATCGGATATCTTCGCAGCGTTGGCGCACCCCACCAGGCGGCAAATTCTTCAAGACCTCAAGGACGGCGAGTTGGCCGCAGGGGAAATCGCTGCGCGATTCAACGCCACGGGACCCACCATTTCCCGACACTTGAGCGTGCTGCGCCAGGCCGGCCTGGTCACGGAACGGCGGGACGCCAACCGTATTCTCTACTCGCTCGTGGGCGAGCGCCTGGCCCTGTCGGTGGGAGACTTCCTTTCCACGGTTTGCCCCGAGCAGATCGTGTTGCGGGAGGTCCGGAAACGGACCCCTTCCCGCCCCTCGACCAGAACACCGAAAGCGGCCAAGACATCGGAAGCCTGA
- a CDS encoding N(5)-(carboxyethyl)ornithine synthase, translating into MTAPNGQLSIGVLATSLKPNERRLPIHPQHLERIDPALRQQLRFEHGYGDRFGVSDTALEALVGGLGTREELIASSDVILLPKPQAQDLAELRDGQTLWGWPHCVQDRAITQLAIDKKLTLIAFEAMNHWAGDGGFGLHVFHKNNELAGYCSVLHALALTGSTGDYGRRLSAVVIGFGATARGAVTALNAHGVHDVQVLTNRGVAAVGSPIHSVRIVQFDHDNEAPFLSEVITDQGRKPLAPFLAAADIVVNCTLQDPNAPLTYLRTEDLTDFRADSLIVDVSCDEGMGFSWARTTTFDDPMFRVGGHVNYYAVDHSPSYLWNSASWEISEALLPFLDTVMAGPAGWDANETISRAIEIRDGVIRNPDVLEFQGRSAEYPHLPVA; encoded by the coding sequence GTGACGGCGCCCAACGGTCAGCTGAGCATCGGCGTCCTTGCTACCTCGCTGAAACCGAACGAGCGTCGCCTGCCGATCCACCCACAGCACCTGGAACGCATCGATCCTGCCCTGCGCCAACAGCTCCGCTTTGAACATGGTTATGGAGACCGCTTTGGTGTCTCCGACACCGCGCTTGAAGCGCTGGTTGGCGGACTTGGTACACGCGAGGAGTTGATCGCCTCCAGCGATGTCATCCTGCTGCCTAAACCGCAGGCCCAGGACCTTGCCGAGCTCCGCGATGGCCAAACGCTGTGGGGCTGGCCGCACTGTGTCCAGGACCGGGCCATCACTCAGTTGGCCATCGATAAGAAGCTCACGCTCATCGCCTTCGAGGCCATGAACCATTGGGCCGGCGACGGTGGATTTGGCCTGCACGTGTTCCACAAGAACAACGAACTCGCAGGATATTGCTCCGTCCTCCATGCCTTGGCGCTCACGGGCTCCACCGGCGATTACGGCCGCCGGCTTAGCGCCGTCGTCATCGGTTTTGGCGCCACTGCGCGCGGTGCCGTGACGGCGTTGAATGCCCATGGTGTCCACGACGTCCAGGTTCTGACCAACCGGGGCGTCGCCGCCGTCGGATCTCCGATCCATTCAGTGCGGATCGTGCAATTCGACCACGACAACGAGGCTCCGTTCCTCAGCGAAGTCATCACCGACCAGGGACGCAAACCGTTGGCGCCGTTCCTGGCGGCGGCGGACATAGTGGTCAATTGCACCCTGCAGGACCCCAACGCCCCGCTGACGTACCTCCGCACGGAGGACCTGACGGATTTCCGGGCTGACAGCTTGATCGTGGACGTTTCCTGCGACGAAGGCATGGGGTTCAGCTGGGCCCGCACCACCACGTTCGACGACCCCATGTTCCGCGTGGGCGGACACGTCAACTACTACGCCGTGGACCACAGCCCGTCGTACCTTTGGAACTCGGCCAGCTGGGAAATCAGTGAGGCCCTGCTGCCGTTCCTGGACACCGTGATGGCCGGTCCGGCCGGGTGGGACGCCAACGAGACCATTTCCCGTGCCATCGAAATCCGCGACGGCGTGATCCGCAACCCGGACGTTCTTGAATTCCAGGGACGCTCCGCGGAGTACCCGCACCTGCCTGTGGCCTGA
- a CDS encoding dihydrodipicolinate synthase family protein: MTSLILPTDDGGTREYRLQAATSWAKPTAPLTARRAYAAAHVIPEVAADNTPGAPAQLDWDATLAYRHELWSYGLGVADAMDTAQRGMGLDWAATQQLIKRTGAEAASVVSAGNAAIAGKSVRDLVSCGAGTDQLDIAALPEGAAGIQAVIEAYREQIAVVSEAGPKVILMASRALAKVANGADDYLHVYSTLLQEVEQPVILHWLGTMFDPALAGYWGSDHVSVATETFLSLIREHSDKVDGVKVSLLDASHEVALRAALPADVRLYTGDDFNYPELIDGDDTHHSDALLGIFAAIYPAASVALQKYDAGQGAEGRAILDSTRELGKHIFSAPTFYYKTGIAFMSWLNGKQPGFQMVGGLHSGRSVLHLAKTFELADQAGLLKDPSLAAFRMSDFLRINGVGA; encoded by the coding sequence ATGACGTCACTGATTCTTCCCACAGACGACGGCGGCACCCGCGAGTACCGCCTTCAGGCAGCCACCTCCTGGGCCAAGCCGACCGCTCCTTTGACGGCCCGCCGCGCTTACGCCGCCGCCCATGTCATCCCCGAGGTAGCAGCAGACAACACGCCCGGCGCGCCGGCCCAGCTCGACTGGGACGCCACCCTGGCCTACCGGCACGAGCTGTGGTCCTACGGCCTTGGCGTTGCTGACGCCATGGACACCGCACAGCGCGGCATGGGCCTGGACTGGGCAGCCACGCAGCAGCTCATCAAGCGCACCGGCGCCGAGGCAGCCTCTGTTGTTTCGGCAGGCAACGCAGCAATCGCGGGCAAGTCAGTCCGCGACCTCGTGTCCTGCGGCGCAGGCACCGACCAGCTGGACATCGCCGCGCTCCCCGAGGGCGCAGCGGGCATCCAGGCCGTGATCGAGGCCTACCGCGAGCAGATCGCCGTCGTCAGTGAGGCCGGTCCCAAGGTCATCCTGATGGCATCCCGCGCCCTGGCCAAGGTCGCCAACGGCGCCGACGACTACCTGCACGTCTACTCGACGCTCCTGCAGGAAGTGGAGCAGCCCGTCATCCTGCACTGGCTCGGCACCATGTTCGATCCCGCACTGGCCGGATACTGGGGCTCCGACCACGTCTCCGTGGCCACCGAAACGTTCCTCAGCCTGATCCGCGAGCACTCGGACAAGGTAGACGGCGTAAAGGTTTCGCTGCTGGACGCCTCACACGAGGTTGCCCTCCGCGCGGCGCTGCCTGCTGATGTGCGCCTCTACACCGGCGACGACTTCAACTACCCGGAACTGATCGACGGCGACGACACGCACCACTCGGACGCCCTGTTGGGCATCTTCGCGGCCATCTACCCGGCCGCTTCGGTTGCGTTGCAGAAGTACGACGCCGGCCAAGGCGCCGAAGGGCGTGCCATCCTGGACTCCACCCGTGAGCTGGGAAAGCACATCTTCAGCGCACCCACGTTCTACTACAAGACCGGCATCGCCTTCATGTCCTGGCTCAACGGCAAGCAGCCTGGCTTCCAGATGGTGGGCGGCCTGCACTCGGGCCGTTCGGTCCTGCACTTGGCAAAGACCTTTGAGCTGGCGGACCAGGCCGGCCTGCTGAAGGATCCGTCGCTGGCAGCATTCCGGATGTCCGACTTCCTGCGGATCAATGGGGTGGGCGCATGA
- a CDS encoding TIM barrel protein — MTDLTTLADLTPGICSVTLRSHGIEDVVRISSNAGLAGIEWGTDVHVSDAESAAKAKEATQAAGLAALSLGSYYRCGAFGDFDRALDLAAGLGAPRIRVWAGELGSADASEEHWDAVVKDTQRIADLAAARGVSIAFEYHGNTLTDSPATTLELLNRVNHPNVGTYWQPAVGLSDQQALESLHEVLPHVVGVHCFSWGPVAERFPLRHRKLLWQTVTDVLRGNGKDMDIMLEFVEDDLPENVINDASFLHTITLGED, encoded by the coding sequence ATGACCGACCTCACCACGCTGGCTGACCTCACACCTGGCATATGTTCCGTGACTCTCCGCTCCCACGGCATTGAGGATGTGGTTCGAATTTCCTCGAATGCGGGCCTGGCCGGCATTGAGTGGGGCACCGATGTCCACGTCAGCGATGCGGAGTCTGCGGCAAAGGCCAAGGAAGCAACCCAAGCAGCAGGGCTTGCCGCCCTGTCCCTCGGCTCGTACTACCGCTGCGGCGCATTCGGAGACTTCGACCGGGCGCTGGACCTGGCGGCAGGGCTTGGTGCACCGCGGATCCGGGTGTGGGCAGGAGAACTTGGCTCGGCCGACGCCAGCGAAGAGCACTGGGACGCAGTAGTGAAAGACACACAGCGGATTGCGGATCTCGCAGCCGCCCGGGGCGTCTCCATCGCCTTTGAGTATCACGGCAATACGCTCACGGACTCCCCCGCAACCACCCTCGAGTTACTGAACCGGGTCAACCACCCGAACGTCGGCACCTACTGGCAGCCCGCCGTCGGACTTTCAGACCAGCAGGCGCTGGAGTCCTTGCATGAAGTCCTCCCGCACGTAGTGGGTGTGCACTGCTTCTCCTGGGGGCCGGTTGCTGAACGTTTTCCGCTGCGGCACCGGAAATTGCTGTGGCAGACCGTCACCGATGTCCTGCGGGGAAACGGCAAGGACATGGACATCATGCTGGAATTTGTCGAGGACGATCTTCCGGAAAACGTCATCAACGACGCCTCTTTCCTCCACACCATCACCCTGGGCGAGGACTGA